One part of the Andrena cerasifolii isolate SP2316 chromosome 4, iyAndCera1_principal, whole genome shotgun sequence genome encodes these proteins:
- the LOC143368132 gene encoding acetylcholine receptor subunit beta-like 2, with protein sequence MWALGVLFYTLSIVYGAAGKTLEANPDTMRLYDDLPANYNRLIRLVINNTETLTVLLGLKLSQLIEMNLKNQVMTTNVWVERVKYIPMHPVG encoded by the exons ATGTGGGCGCTCGGTGTTCTTTTTTACACTCTCAGCATTGTATACG GTGCCGCGGGAAAAACTTTGGAGGCGAATCCGGATACCATGAGACTATACGATGACTTGCCGGCGAATTATAACAGACTTATACGCCTTGTCATCAATAATACAGAAACCTTAACGGTTTTGCTCGGCCTAAAGCTGTCACAACTCATCGAAATG AATTTGAAGAACCAGGTGATGACTACTAACGTCTGGGTGGAACGAGTGAAATATATTCCAATGCATCCTGTCGGATAA